A single window of Bordetella genomosp. 11 DNA harbors:
- a CDS encoding acyl-CoA dehydrogenase family protein, whose amino-acid sequence MDFHLTPEQRDFQDAVRRYAEKELRDGARERAHSNDYPWDVARSMAAQGLLGITISEENGGVGGSLMDAVIAIETVASVCPRSADVVQAGNFGPIRVLAEYGNAIQREKYLRPLLAGDMLISVGMTEPEAGSAVTELKTSATRDGEGWRINGSKIFTTHGPHASVILAYVRFGPGTQGIGSVLIDTKSPGVRLGKRSSFMSGEEWAEIFFDNVFVPNDMVVLGEGGFKKQIAGFNVERIGNTARSLALGRYAYEEARGWALQRKQFGRLLCEFQGLQWKFADMRIKLDAGQLLLYRAASNADTGFPSATETAIAKAYCNQAGFDVANEALQVLGGMGYSRESLVEYCVRRCRGWMIAGGSIEILKNRIAEGVFERAFPQRPARD is encoded by the coding sequence ATGGACTTCCACCTGACTCCCGAACAACGCGATTTCCAGGACGCCGTGCGCCGCTATGCGGAAAAGGAGCTGCGCGACGGCGCGCGCGAACGTGCGCACTCCAACGACTATCCCTGGGACGTCGCGCGTTCGATGGCCGCGCAGGGTTTGCTTGGCATCACCATCAGCGAAGAGAACGGCGGCGTGGGCGGCTCCTTGATGGATGCCGTCATCGCCATCGAAACCGTGGCTTCCGTCTGCCCGCGCAGCGCGGACGTCGTGCAGGCCGGCAACTTCGGCCCGATCCGCGTCCTGGCCGAATACGGCAACGCCATCCAGCGGGAAAAATACCTGCGCCCGCTGCTTGCCGGCGACATGCTGATCTCGGTCGGCATGACGGAACCGGAGGCCGGCTCGGCCGTCACCGAATTGAAAACCAGCGCCACGCGCGACGGCGAAGGCTGGCGCATCAATGGCTCGAAAATATTCACCACCCACGGTCCGCATGCAAGCGTCATCCTGGCCTACGTCCGCTTCGGTCCCGGCACGCAGGGCATAGGCTCCGTCCTCATCGACACCAAGTCGCCGGGCGTGCGCCTGGGCAAGCGCTCGTCCTTCATGTCGGGCGAGGAATGGGCCGAGATCTTCTTCGACAACGTCTTCGTGCCGAACGATATGGTCGTGCTGGGCGAGGGCGGCTTCAAGAAGCAGATCGCCGGCTTCAACGTCGAACGCATCGGCAACACCGCGCGCTCGCTCGCGCTGGGCCGCTACGCGTATGAAGAGGCGCGCGGCTGGGCCCTGCAGCGCAAGCAGTTCGGCCGCCTGCTGTGCGAATTCCAGGGACTGCAATGGAAATTCGCGGACATGCGCATCAAGCTGGATGCCGGCCAGCTGCTGCTGTACCGTGCCGCCTCCAACGCCGACACCGGCTTCCCTTCGGCGACGGAAACGGCCATCGCCAAGGCCTATTGCAACCAGGCGGGCTTCGACGTGGCCAACGAGGCACTGCAAGTGCTGGGCGGCATGGGTTACAGCCGGGAATCGCTTGTCGAATACTGCGTGCGGCGCTGCCGTGGCTGGATGATCGCGGGCGGCTCGATCGAGATCCTGAAGAACCGCATCGCCGAAGGCGTGTTCGAGCGCGCGTTCCCGCAACGACCCGCCCGCGATTGA